CGGGCGTCAAGCGGGTCTTCGTCACCTCCGGGATCCGCCACGACCTGATCCTGGCGGACCGGACCGGCGCGGGGGAGGAGTATCTCTACGACCTCTCTTGCCACCACGTCTCCGGCCATCTGAAGGTGGCGCCCGAGCACGTCTCCGATCGGGTCCTGGCGAGGATGCATAAGCCCCCTCGGGCCGCCCTGGAGGAGTTTCGGGACGAGTTCAAAAGGGCGAGCCGGAAGGTGGGCAAAGAGCAGTACCTAGTCCCCTACTTCATCTCCGGCCATCCCGGCTGCGAGCTCCGCGACATGGTGGAGCTCGCCGAATACCTCCGGGACCACCGGCTCCGCTCCGAGCAGGTCCAGGACTTCACGCCGACGCCGATGACCGTCTCGACCTGCATCTACCACACAGGCCTCGACCCCTTCACCGGCAGTCCCGTCCACGTCCCCCGGGGGCGGGAGAAGGAGATCCAGCGGGCTCTCCTCCAGTACTGGGATAAGAGGAATGAGGGGCTCGTCCGGGAGGGCTTGCGCCTTGCCGGCCGGGAGGATCTCATCGGCGACGGGCCGGAATGCCTGGTGCCGAAGGGGTGATCCGGCTTCCTCAGGTCCCCTCCCTTCCGGAGGATTTGAGGACCCCTCCAGGGGATGGGACGGTTGGGCCGCCAGCTATAAATATATATAACGATTAAATATACAGTTTGCCGCCTCGTGCAAGGGTTGGTGGGCGGACCGTGGGCTGAAAGTTCCCGACGATGCTCCAATATCCGGGGTGACTGAAGCATGCTCCTCAACCGGAGGAGCATGGCGTGGCATGGAAGGCTGGCCGATCAGGACCCTCCGGGATAGGAGATGCACGCCTTCGTGGCAACGCATTCGGGCAACGAGCCAGCGAGATGAGAGCTCCGGCGGCGCGGAAAAGATTTGCGCGCCGTGATGGGCGCAGCAATTCGCCGGGGAACTCGCGATAATACGCGGTCGGGAGCATGGGGCGGCACATTCCCTCCTCTTCGGATAGTTAAATATATTTTTCTGGAATAAAAAATCTCTTCTGCCCTCATCGGCCGCCATTACCGTCCCAGAGGAAGAGAAACTCATGGGGGAGGCCGCCGGGAAGTTTGAGCCCCACCTCTCCATAGCTGGTGCCGAGCCGACCAATAACAGTAGATAATGGTCCCCGGTATGGCATCTGTAACCTAGAAATATCGTCGTCCTCGGTGGAATAGCAGAGAGACTTTGATTCATGGAAGCATTCTGGCCGCCCTTGCTTCGCAGAGGGAACCTGGACTCAAAAGTCTGACGATGCTGACATTGGATCTGGCCGGCTGAACACGCGCCTTCGGATTAATGGACTTCGTCATGCTTTGACGTAGCGGACTAGGTAGATCCAGAACGCTATGCCAAGGACGATGATGGCTGCCAGGATCGTACCAATCACTTTTATCACCTCCAGGACTATTATTGCCATTACATTAATTCGTCTCAACGGTTAAGTACCTTTTCTCCTCCGGCAGGAGAAGATCACCAAGATCGAGGCGGCGGATCCGCGCCGCGATGCGGCGGCCGGGAGGAGGGCTGGAGCTTCCGCCCGGCGATGCCCGGAATAGTTGTGGAAGGATCCTTCCCCTTCGGCGCCGCAGATGAAAGGGGATGATCTTCACGGCGTTATCACCGGCGCTTAAGTCATCAATCCCCTCTCGGCTTCGAGCCCCGAACGAAGTCGAAATACGGCTCTCTAATATCCGCGATCTTGAAAGGAGGGAGGAGCAAAAGTCGTTATAGGAGGGTAGAGGGAGAGAATTAGCCTACGACTTTTGCCACTTACCTTTTACGGCAATTAACGAATATATACTTTTCGGTTCCTCTAGGGTCCCGGCCCCGGCCTTCCGCCCCCTTCGGCCGCCACTCTCTTGTGAACTGCGAAGTCGATGACGATGTTGTACTGGTGGGGGGCGTAGCTCCGGACCACCCCTCGGCGGAGGATCTCGGCCTTGACGCCGGAGGCAGAAGCCGCCTCTTCGACGAAAGCCGTATCCCTGCCGAAGAGGTCGTCCTCGGGGGCGATGGCGTAGTAGTGGACGACCCCGCCGTCCTTCGCGACTTTCATCGCCGCCCCCAGGAAGTCGCGGGCGGAGTGGGGCAGGTTCATGATGACCCGGTCGGCCCGGTTCGCGAACTCTTCCGCGAGGTCCGCGGCGTCCGCCTCCAGAATGACCATATCGGTGATCCTGTTGAGGTTGGCGTTCTCCCGGAGGAGCCTCACAGCGTCGGGGTTCTTGTCGACGGCGACGACCCTCGCCCCCCGCTTCGCTATGAGGAGGGCGAAGGGGCCGACCCCGGCGAACATGTCGACGGCCGCCTCCCCCCGCCTCACCAGGCTTGCGACTCTCAGCCG
The sequence above is drawn from the Methanothrix harundinacea 6Ac genome and encodes:
- a CDS encoding class I SAM-dependent methyltransferase, with amino-acid sequence MASTLGLKVRRREGEVFRRRLVEMGAFDPGRKIRSEGEDLYMPILELSREAKEELSSLGEFDLVEAEFREEEPRETVEGLLGRKASFEVVGDIAILEGADQEAAAAIIAVHRNVRAVISPLTAVEGEYRTRRFEHVAGEARTTTVHREHGLRYRIDLERAYFTPRLGTERLRVASLVRRGEAAVDMFAGVGPFALLIAKRGARVVAVDKNPDAVRLLRENANLNRITDMVILEADAADLAEEFANRADRVIMNLPHSARDFLGAAMKVAKDGGVVHYYAIAPEDDLFGRDTAFVEEAASASGVKAEILRRGVVRSYAPHQYNIVIDFAVHKRVAAEGGGRPGPGP